TTATTATTTACGAGAACAAGTCGTAGCTCGGTTGCTCCAAGCCCAACAGCAACTACAAGCCTATTGCCCTGGCTGGCGGATTCAGGTTTTTGATGCTTACCGTCCGATCTCAGTGCAGCAGTATATGGTGGACTACACGTTCGCGGAACTGGCTCAGGCTCAAGGGTTGCAACTTCAGGAACTCACAGACGCTCAAAAACAAACCATCTGGGAGCAAGTGCATCAGTTTTGGGCCGTCCCAAATGTGAACCCTGCTACACCACCGCCCCACAGTACGGGCGCTGCTGTCGATGTGACGTTAGTAAACGCATCCGGTGCAGTTGTAAACATGGGTTCTGCCATTGATGAGATTTCCCCCCGCTCCTATCCAGATTTCTTCGCCAACGATCCACACCCTGAAGTCCAGAGCTACCAGAAAAATCGCCAGTTGCTTAAGCAAGTCATGGCTAGTGCAGGTTTTCTGCAACACCCAAATGAATGGTGGCACTTCTCCTGGGGCGACCAGTTATGGGCTTGGTTGAGCACCGGAGCTAACCCAAACCCCGTTCCCAACGTCATCACTGCTCGTTACGGTCGAGCTGAGCCTTAACCAGGCGGTCGGGGTGTCACCAGGCTTATCTTGTAAGGCTTATTTTGTAGAAATGCAGGCT
This region of Trichocoleus desertorum NBK24 genomic DNA includes:
- a CDS encoding M15 family metallopeptidase — encoded protein: MKPYQRIAIAECGEPLVAIPLDVFATECPHAYQKLGAPYGNKSPYYLREQVVARLLQAQQQLQAYCPGWRIQVFDAYRPISVQQYMVDYTFAELAQAQGLQLQELTDAQKQTIWEQVHQFWAVPNVNPATPPPHSTGAAVDVTLVNASGAVVNMGSAIDEISPRSYPDFFANDPHPEVQSYQKNRQLLKQVMASAGFLQHPNEWWHFSWGDQLWAWLSTGANPNPVPNVITARYGRAEP